Genomic window (Granulicella arctica):
CGTACGCGATCGCGCTGCGGAAATTTTTCCGGTCTCCGCACGAGTGCTGTGACCTCGTGACCGGCTGCCAGGCAGCGGTCTGTGAGGAGCTGACCGGTCGCTCCACTGGCTCCGAAGATCGCGATTCGCATGAAGGCCTCGTTTTCTGATTGTGTCCGATTATCCTCTACGCGTTGCCGGATGTGTGAAGAATCAGACGCGGGTAAGGTTCTGTATTGAAGGGAGTTGTACGAAATTTGAACGGATCAAGCCTTGTCTTCTCAACTCCATGTGGACGAGCCTGTGGGGAACTTGGACAACCTGGGTCACGTCGCGAGGTTCAGGGCTTGTAGTACACCGCGTTGTTGCTGGCTATGGCGGGATTTCTAAATCGGGACAGCAGGGTAAGTTGATGACTTTGAAGCACCTTGCGCTGATATCCACTTTTCCAGTCACAACGGTTACTGCTACTAGTACTTGTTCTCCTTTTATGTAGTTTCTTAGGAGCAGTCTCGGCACGTGGAACAGTCGTGGCTCAGGGGAGGGTTTGGGTGGGTGGAAGAGAGCAGATCCGCCGCCCTCGGCTGGAGTGTTCCGAAAGGGGCCGACGTCGGCGTCCGCACACAAGTACGTGTGTTTCCCACAAAGAAAGCAGTCGCAGGGTGGACGGTTCCTCACTAGAATCGGAAGACTGGCTGGGATAGGGACGTGGATGCTCGCTGCGATTCGGTGGTAGAGTTTTCGCAGCGCCCCCCGGCACCATTTGCAACTTCAGGAGACACCCGTGACGACTGCTATCGAGGAATCTGACATGAGCACAACGACAGCACCCACTGGTAGTCCGGTTGGGAATCTCGAGATCACAGTCTCCCGTGCGGAGCTGCTGCGCGAGTTGACGGCGGCGCAGAGTGTGGTCGAGCGCAAGACGACGATTCCGATCCTGTCGAACTTCCTCTTTGAAGCCATGGACGACCGCCTGATGATTACGGCGACCGATCTGGACCAGAGCCTGCGGACGAGCTGCGCGGCGAAGGTGAAGAAGCCGGGCGCATGCACGATTCCTGCGAAGAAGCTGTACGACTACATCAAGCTGCTGCCCGAGGGCGAGATCAGCATCAAGCTGATGGATAACCACTGGGTCCAGATCCGCGCTGGCCGCTCGAACACAAAGATGGTTGGAATGGCCCGGGCGAACTTCCCGCAGGTAGCTGAGTTTCCGACCACGGGTGCGGTCAAGATCTCTGTTCCTTCGCTGAAGAACATGGTTTCGAAGACGATCTTTGCGATCTCGAACGAAGAATCTCGCTACACGCTGAACGGCGCGTTGCTGGTGTTGAAGGCCGAGTCGATGGCGATGGTGGCGACGGATGGCCACCGGCTGGCGCACATCGAAAAGCTGGGGGAGACCCTGGAGGGCGTGTCGGGTGAGAAGAAGACGCTGATTCCGCGGAAGGCGCTGGCGGAGCTTTCTTCCCTGCTTGGCTCGACGGATGCGGAGACGCTCGACTTTGCCGACGATGACCAGACATTGTTCTTCAAGGTTGGCGGTCGGGTGCTGACGAGTCGTAAGCTTACGGGCCAGTTCCCGAACTACGAAGCCGTGCTGCCGCGGGACAACAACAAGTTCGTGATTGTGCGCAGCGAAGACCTGATGAGTGCGATCCAGCGCGTGGCGCAGTTTGCGGATGAGCGCTCGGGCGCGATCAAGATTCGGCTGGAGCAGAACGAGCTGAAGCTTTCGTCTTCGTCGACCGACTCCGGTGAGTCGGAGGATACGATCGAGACGCCTTACAACTATGATCCGCTTGTGGTGGGCTTCAACAGCCAGTACCTGATCGACTTTTTGAAGGCGACGGGAAACCAGGGCGAGGTACGGCTCGAGTTCAAGGATGCCCAGTCTGCCGGGCAGATGCGTCCTGAGGATGGCAACGAGGATGTGAAGTACCGCTACATCCTGATGCCGATGCGTATCTGAGTGCTACGCGCATGGCAAAGAGCGGCTTTGCCGCAGAAACTTGAACTACATCAGCAAAGGCCTGGCTTGATGCCGGGCCGTTTTGTTTGTGTGCTGGTGTCGAGACTTGATCACGTGGATGTTGTGTAGCGGCGAGAGCAACCGTCGTCTCTGAAACCTGCTCTGAAGTGGAACAGGTTTGAATCATCAGTCCACGGGAGAGAGCATGAGTCTGCAGGATGTATTTATCGAAGAGTTGCGGGACCTTTATAGCGCGGAGAACCAACTGGTAAAGTCGCTGCCAAAGATGGCGAGAGCGGCGTCGGGCAGCGAGTTGAAGGATGGCATCAAGAACCACCTGGAAGAGACCAAGGGGCAGGTTGACCGGTTGAAGCAGATCTTCCAGATCCTTGGAAAGAAGCCAACCGGCCAGCATTGCAATGGCATGGAGGGTGTTGTCGCCGAGGGCAAAGAAGCTATTGAGAGCGACGAGGAAGGTGCCACGAAAGATGTGCAACTGATCGGTGCGTCCCTTCGCGTCGAGCACTATGAGATTGCCGGCTATACCGCAGCGATTGCAATCGCAAAGACGCTTGGCCAAAAGGAGATCGTCGGCCTGCTGACGGAGACTTTGAAGGAAGAGCAGGCTACTGGCAAGCTGCTGCTGAGTCAGGCGAAACCACTGCTCAAAGAGGCTGGCTCCGAAGATGATGCCGACGAGGAAGAAGATTCCGATGAGCCAGAGGACGGAGAAGAGGCTGAGTCCAAACGGAAGAGCGAAGAGGACGAGGCTGAGGCACAGAAGTCAGAGGGCGAGGAGCCCAAGGTTGCGCCAGCGAAGAAGACTGCAAAGTCCAAGAAGTAAGAGGACCAATAGACGAACCCCGCCCTGGTGCGGGGTTCGTTGCGTCCGGGCCCTGCTAGCATTTATGCATGACGTGGTTCGGGGCTGCCGTCCGGGTTGAGCGTTTTGACGATGCGGATGGGCTGCGCTTTCGCGTTACAAGTGAGCGGCGTCTTGCTGCCCTTATCTTGCCTATGCTGGTCGGTGTGATGTTGTTCGCCTTTGCGTGGGAGGAGGATGTGGGCGGCCTCCTGCTGCTTGGAGCGGCCGGACTGATTGGCTTGCCGGTCTGGCGGTGGATGCATGTGCGGGTGACTGAGTTGCGGGTTACGGCGATGGAGTTGGTTGTTGAAGGAGACGGCGGCAGGGCGAAGGGAATGATCTGGCTGCCGTGGTCGGAGGTCAGTGGGTTGCAGTTCCAGCGTGGGAGCGCCGAGCCGGACGGGCTCTATGCCCTGAAGGGGTTTGCAGACCGGGAGTGCCTCGTGCCTGATGTGAGCGATGGGCAGGCTGGTGAGATCGTTCGCGCGATCTATGCACGCTTTCCGTTGGTCGCTATGGCGGAGGCTGTGGAGACGAGTGCGCCCTGACGCCGGGCGGGCGCTACTTCGCAGGGTTTTGGGCGCATCGCGTGAAGGCTACTACAAACCTAGTGGACTGCTTCGCCTGCGGGTGCGCCCTGGCCGGGCCGATTCTTGCTGAGCAGGAAGGCACAGCAGACCATGCCGATCGACATCCAGCAGAGCATCCGGTACACGTCCTCATAGCCTAGAGCTGCTGCCTGCTGGTTGAGTTGCTGGTAGATGCTGGCGCGAGCCATCATGCCACCCTGTGCGCCGCCACCGAAGAATCCGCCAAGACCGTGCACGGTGCTGGCGTAGGCCGGGCTGCCGGGCTGCATGTGATCGACCAGTCGCGCTTGATGGAAGAGCGAGCGATTGGTGACGAGCGCGCCGGTGACTGCGATGAAGATACTGCCGCCGACATTCCGGACAAAGTTGATCAGGCCGGAGACCTGGTTAGAGGCTTCCTTCGGAAGGCCGACATACGCCGCGTTGGTGATCGCGATGAAGCAGAAGGGGATGGGAATCATCTGCAGGACGCGCAGCAGTGATGCCTCGCCGAAGCTCATATCGAGCGTGATGTGCGTGGACACGTAGTAGTACGCGGCAGCGAAGAAACCAAATCCAATTGCAGCGAGGTTGCGAGCGGGAAACTTGCCGGTGGCGACACCTGCGAGCGGCATCACGATGACGAGCGCGACTCCTCCGGCCGTCAGAGCCATGCCGGCATTGGTCGCGGTATACCCCAGTAGTTGCTGAAGGAATTGTGGCTGCAGTACGGTCGCCGCGTTGAGCACGCCGCCCACCAGCATCATCAACAGGCAGCAGATCGCGAAGTTCTTAAAGCGGAAGAGCTTCAGATTCATGATCGGATTCTTATGCCGCCACTCCCACCAGATGAGACCGGAGATACCGATTACGAAGAGGAAGGCGAAGAAGCGAATGAAGTTTGAGGCGAACCAGTCGTTCTCTTCGCCCTTGTCGAGGGCTATCTGCAGACCGCCCATCGCTACGGTGAGGAGGCCGAGACCGATGTAGTCGAGCTTGAAGAGATTCTTACGGTCTGCTTTGATCCATGGCGGATCCTGCACGAGACGCTGGGTAAGGACGAGAGCGAGGATGCCGACCGGGATGTTGATGTAAAAGATCCAGCGCCAGGAGTAGTTATCCGTGATCCAGCCGCCGATGGTCGGCCCGACCGACGGGGCCAGTACGGCGACGAGGCCGTAGAGGGCAAAGGCCTGTCCGCGCTTTTTCTCTTCAAAGGAGTCCGCCATGATGGCCTGCGCCATGGGCTGCAGACCACCACCGCCGATGCCCTGAAAGACTCGGCAGACCAGCAGAAGGGGCAGCGTTGGGGCGATGCCACACAGAAAGCTCGACACCGTGAAGATCACGATGCAGATCATGAAGAAGTTGCGGCGCCCAACGACGGAGGAGGCCCATCCGCCGATCGGGAGGATAATGGCGTTGGCTACGAGGTAGCTGGTGAGAACCCAGGTGCCCTGGTCGGTGCTCGCTCCAAGATTACCGGCGATATGGGGCAGCGCTACGTTTGCGATGGAGGTGTCGAGCACTTCCATGAACGCGGCGAGCGCGACGGTTGCAGCAATTAACCATGGATTCGCAATGGGCTTCCAACGCTCGCCCTGCGCGGTTTCAGCCGCCATTCAATCTCCAAAGAGGGTGAGTACCCTCTATAGAGATTGATTTCAGCATGCATCGGATGCTTTTTCTACAGATTTCGAAGATCAGGCGGTCTGCCCGCTGTTGCGCTCGATGGCCTGTCTGACGTGCTGCACGGCCTCTTCTTTAAAGTGGGTGAGGTTGTGTACGTCTGCTGCGTGCCTCTCGATGACGGGGAGCATCTCCTCTTCGCTGGTTCCTTCGAGGTGCCATTCGCAGTCATAGCCTACATCTTTGCAGTGAAATACCTTCTTGTTGTCCGTTGTGCTCATCAAATCCTCCGGTCTGGAACGTAGGATGCGGCGAGCGATGCGATGTCGGGGTGTCGTTTCGATACGATCAACGAACCTGGTTGGCTTAGCGGTGAACTCGAGGTTGTG
Coding sequences:
- the dnaN gene encoding DNA polymerase III subunit beta, whose amino-acid sequence is MSTTTAPTGSPVGNLEITVSRAELLRELTAAQSVVERKTTIPILSNFLFEAMDDRLMITATDLDQSLRTSCAAKVKKPGACTIPAKKLYDYIKLLPEGEISIKLMDNHWVQIRAGRSNTKMVGMARANFPQVAEFPTTGAVKISVPSLKNMVSKTIFAISNEESRYTLNGALLVLKAESMAMVATDGHRLAHIEKLGETLEGVSGEKKTLIPRKALAELSSLLGSTDAETLDFADDDQTLFFKVGGRVLTSRKLTGQFPNYEAVLPRDNNKFVIVRSEDLMSAIQRVAQFADERSGAIKIRLEQNELKLSSSSTDSGESEDTIETPYNYDPLVVGFNSQYLIDFLKATGNQGEVRLEFKDAQSAGQMRPEDGNEDVKYRYILMPMRI
- a CDS encoding YciE/YciF ferroxidase family protein produces the protein MSLQDVFIEELRDLYSAENQLVKSLPKMARAASGSELKDGIKNHLEETKGQVDRLKQIFQILGKKPTGQHCNGMEGVVAEGKEAIESDEEGATKDVQLIGASLRVEHYEIAGYTAAIAIAKTLGQKEIVGLLTETLKEEQATGKLLLSQAKPLLKEAGSEDDADEEEDSDEPEDGEEAESKRKSEEDEAEAQKSEGEEPKVAPAKKTAKSKK
- a CDS encoding DHA2 family efflux MFS transporter permease subunit codes for the protein MAAETAQGERWKPIANPWLIAATVALAAFMEVLDTSIANVALPHIAGNLGASTDQGTWVLTSYLVANAIILPIGGWASSVVGRRNFFMICIVIFTVSSFLCGIAPTLPLLLVCRVFQGIGGGGLQPMAQAIMADSFEEKKRGQAFALYGLVAVLAPSVGPTIGGWITDNYSWRWIFYINIPVGILALVLTQRLVQDPPWIKADRKNLFKLDYIGLGLLTVAMGGLQIALDKGEENDWFASNFIRFFAFLFVIGISGLIWWEWRHKNPIMNLKLFRFKNFAICCLLMMLVGGVLNAATVLQPQFLQQLLGYTATNAGMALTAGGVALVIVMPLAGVATGKFPARNLAAIGFGFFAAAYYYVSTHITLDMSFGEASLLRVLQMIPIPFCFIAITNAAYVGLPKEASNQVSGLINFVRNVGGSIFIAVTGALVTNRSLFHQARLVDHMQPGSPAYASTVHGLGGFFGGGAQGGMMARASIYQQLNQQAAALGYEDVYRMLCWMSIGMVCCAFLLSKNRPGQGAPAGEAVH
- a CDS encoding DUF1059 domain-containing protein, whose protein sequence is MSTTDNKKVFHCKDVGYDCEWHLEGTSEEEMLPVIERHAADVHNLTHFKEEAVQHVRQAIERNSGQTA